The genome window GCAGGCACTAGGGGAGAAAGCCTCCCTTTATGTGATCCGTTTAGAGTTGCAGCTCCAGAATGCTATTCAGGCTGGCATCCTAGCTGAGAAAGATGCAAACCAGACTGGCTTGCAACAGCTTCTTTTAGGCACCGAGCTGAATAGGGACCTGTGCTTCAGGCTTAAATTTAAGCATCTTCTCAGGATGTATGCAAATGCGCAGGAGCGGCTTCCCAATTTCCTGGAGTTAATCAAGATGATAAGGGAGGAAGAGGATTGGGATGATGCTTTTATTAAACGGAAGCGGCCGAAAAGGTCTGGGCCAATAATGGAGAAGGCAGCCAGCCCTGTGGCATTTCAGGGTGCCCAGCCAATAACAATCGGCAGTGCTAACTGTAACTGCAACGTGATAGAAATAGATGATACCCTTGATGACTCCGATGAGGATGTGATCCTGGTGGTGTCTCTGGACCCTCCACTGACACCCACAGGTGTCCCTCCCTTCAGAGGAAGAGCCAGACCTCTGGATCAAGTGCTGGTTATTGATTCCCCCAACAATTCTGGGGCTCAGTCTCTTTCTACCAGTGGTGGTTCTGGGTATAAGAATGATGGTCCTGGGAATATTTGTAGAGCCAGGAAGTGAAAATACACAATCTGCTGTTCATATTGTGGTAAGGAGGGCCACTCAGAAGAAACCTGTGACAATGAGAGCAACAAGGCCCAGGTTTTTGAGAATCTGATCATCACCCTGCAGGAGCTGACACATACAGAGGACAGGTCAAAAGACGTCCCTGGAGAACACAGTGATGCTTTTGAGCCACAGTAAGGATCTAGACCCAGCCCTAAATGAGTTCTTAACTGTATTCAGAGTAATGAGAATAACAGGAGAGGAGGGTGGGTTTCTAACTGCATGAATCCACAAAGCAGTTTTCCTTTGGGAAAGAGAAGAGGTCTTTCATACCAGCACAGTGGAGGGGAATGGTGTGACCTCTGTCCATGCTCCCTTCTCTGCTGGCTTAAGAGTCTGTTCTCCATGTGTCTATTTCTTTGAtgactttctactttttatgAAAGGAGCATCTTTTCAATAaaccttcaaaaataaaggaagataCAAAAACTAAAGTACAAATTACCTGAAACTCAGCACCCTTTTTTAACCATTGTCAGCCCTTTGGTGAATGTCCTTCCAGATATCTCCCTGTACCTGTGTACCCAGATAGATACATGTATAGATAAGAGTGATCAAATATAAATGCTGTTCTATACTGTGTATTTTTCACCAAATAATATATCTTGTGGACTTCTATGtcaatgaatatatataaacatcTTATTTCATATCTCTGTGTGATGTTACTtttagaaagataaagaaaaatgaaactaaatataGAAGCTATAAGTGGGGGTCATACTAGGAGGATGGGTTTTTATCAACCTCATTtataggaaaggagaaaggaaactgAAATGGACTGAATATCTCCCATACAACCCCTTAACACAACTGACCTGTCTCCTAGGTCATAGAGCCAACTCCTGCACCCATGAGTTAATAATgttccaatgttttcttcttgaaCATATCATGAGACATCAGATGGGGAACAGCAGGGACAAAAATTGAAAATGGGTATTCCAGAGGCTCCATTCCTGTTTGTATTGGGAAGGGACAACTACTCCTGccccatctcttgacctcagattAGAGGGTGATAAAAGATGACATGTGACCTCTATCCCCGAGGGTCCCAACTTTCTTGTAGGTACAGTTGTCCCTATCCTCACAAAGAGGTCAAGACTGGCAAGGTGCAGGGAGGAATGATTTCATTTAAGGCAGGGAGTGGAGTGAAATGAATGCAGACCTGAGGACCTGAGGGAGTTTGCCTGGGAGGAAAGAGGGGGCCCCTGGGCTGACGAGACAGGGTGTGCAGCAGCCAGAGCTGGCACCTCAGGGAAAGGAGCACAGAGCTATGTAGGTGGAGGACAGAAGGAcagggggagaggggaaggggtatgatggccaggctggtgggCTCCCATCTACAGTGACAGGGACAGGAGGCCTGGCAGAAACTGCAGACCCACAGGTTTCACACAGAACCCTGGGCTATGTGGTGGGAGGAGTGGAGGTTGGGACTCTAATTAGGCTAGCAGACCGATGGGGGACAAAAGGGTCTAGGCTGAGTCCCCCAGGGAGGAGTAGAAGCCACACACTGCAAGGAGCCCAATGCAGCCTTCCCAGGGCTGCCAGGCCCAGAATCTGCCTTGGAGTGCTCTCCTTCCAGAATCACCCCCAACTCTGCTCTTCCCTGGTCCCTTTCTCTTGCTTCATCCACATCCCCATAATCCCATTCCTATCCCCACTGCTCCATCCATATCCCCACAATCTCATTCCTATCCTCactgttccatccatgtccccacaatcTCATTCCTATCACCCTGCTCCATCCATATCCCCACAATCACATTCCTATCCCCTCTGCTCAATCCATGTCCTCACAGTCTCATTCATACCTGCCCTGCTCCATTCATATCCCTACAATCCCATTCAGTTCCCTCCTGCTCCATGCATATCCTCACAATCTCATTCAGATCCTTCCTGCTCCATCTGTATCCTCAGTCTCATTCCTATCCCCCTGTTCCACCCATATCCCCACAATCTCATTCAGATCCCCCCTACTCCATGCATATCCCCACTGTCTCATTCAGATCCTTCCTGCTCCACCTGTATCCTCAGTCTCATTCCTATCCCCCCGCTCCATCCATATCCCCACCGTCTCATTCAGATCCCCCCTCCTTCATCCATATCCCCGCAATCTCATTCAGATCCCCCCTGCCCCATCCATATCCCCACAATCTCATTCATATCCCCCCTGCTCCATCCATATCCCCACAGTCTCATTAAGATCCCCCTGCTTCATCCATATCCCCGCAATCTCATTCCTATCCCCCTTGCTCCATCCATTTTCTCACAATTGCACTTTACCACCACTCCCCTTCCCTGGAGCCACACTCACCTCTTGGTGGGGGGAGATGGAGGCTCAGCCTCATGTGCTCTGCCCATCATCACCTCCCCCTCCTCAGCATTCCATGATGGCCttaagcctcagcctccttaatgCTCATGTCCAGTAGACTGGGAGGGCCCCTCTGCCTCTGACCTTTTAGCTGAGAACTGAGCAGGAGTAAAGGTTCAAGAGACCCACTTTTTGCATCCATCTGGGGCACCTCTGGCCCCTGGCAGCCACCTCCATCTCACCACAGGCGAAGAGGAACCCACCACCCAGGCAGGAGGCAGCTTCATCAAGCCCCCAAAGCCACAGGGTCCCCCAACACTACCTGGCTCTTACAGCCCCTTATTCCTTCCTACCTCTCCTGCAATCTATCCTTGGAGGGGATTTGCCCACTCATCTCTCCAAGATTAGAATATAGTTCCACTTCCTGCTCACCTTTTCTCAAATTCAATCTATAAATGCTATTGAATGATTTACCTAGATATGCTGTCATGATTTCTTTCTGAAATCAGGTAGAATGAAAAGAGGAGTAAATGCTACACCTACCCCCACCCTCCTTTTCACTGGAATTAGCTTGGAGGTTCAAGATCATTACTTTGAAACCCTGCTCTGTAATTCATCCCCTTTCCTTCCCCCCTCATCCTGTCCTCTGTTGTGTAAACCTGAAACTGTCTAAATTTTTACTTCACCAAAATGATGCAAAAGtgatactttttatttcattttgtgtcaCACTGGCTTTCCTTTATTCAAGAAGTATGTATTTTGCCCAATTGGAAGACATAGAAGACTTGGAGTGATCACAGGGTTAAGTGAAAGAAGGCTTTTAGAAAATTTTGTGTTCAATACCCttcatttataattattgttttttcctttcctttctcccttcattCTCATTAGTCGCTAAGAGATGAAAATTGCTCTTTTGTCTTGTCAGGAGACACCAGCCTTTGAATGACCTCCTTTTGCATTATCTCCCTCCTTCTTGATACTATTTTCCCTTGTTTCCATGACATCATCTCACGGTTTCCCTCTCCCAGATCTTTTTGGTGCCTACTTCTCAGTCTCTTTTGCTGAATATTCTTTCCCTTCCTGATCCTTCCGCAAtagcaataaaaatttaaatcactGCAAGTACGATTTATTCCAAGCTTATTACATGCCAAGCACCCAGTGCCAAACCTTTAAAACGCATTATTAGCTTTTCATAGCAACTCCCTCAAGATAAGTAttactttctatttctaatttgctACTAATTTAATTACTATTAATTGACACATATTTCAGATGATGAAACAGGCCGGGAAGTTAGAAAACGTACTTAGGATCATGTAGTTATTTAGTGGTACTAGTCAAGGATAAGACACTGGACTGACTGACCCCAAAGTCTGTGTTCCTTACTTGAGTTAGCCCTCATGTGCACAGGACCCTATGAGGTTGGTGTTATTATTATATAGAGATGATACGTGAGGAAAACAAGGTCAACAGACATAATTAGCCAAACGTCACAGCAGCAAGTGGCTTGTGCGCCATACACAAGGATGCAGCCTTTAAAGAATACTTGTTTGACACAGGCTTTTTCCACCTTTCTTTCACATTCTCTCCTTGCTGCAGCTATCCCTCCTGCTGCCTGGCAACCATCCCTTCTCCCTTCAGAGTTGCATTATCACATTCAGTTCAGGTATCAAGTTTCCAGTCTATGCTTTTGGTGCAAATGGTTTTGAATTTGAAGTATGCAAGAGGAGACAGCTGCAACAGTGAGTGGAGGAGAGATAAATTGTTCAATTTGTGGTGCTGGGGAGAACTTCATTACCTGATTGGAAAAAAGGCCAGTTTCCTTTCTCCCATGACACTAAATATGAATCCCAGACACATTTGAGAAGTAAATGTAGATTTTATGCAATTATGTActaatcatatattttttcatatatttttaatcatatattttgttgttatgaaatgaataaaaagaatcaaatgttCAAAAGCAACCCCTTTGAAAGCTGCAACACAATACATGTTAAATCTCTGGGTTGG of Macaca fascicularis isolate 582-1 chromosome X, T2T-MFA8v1.1 contains these proteins:
- the ZCCHC18 gene encoding zinc finger CCHC domain-containing protein 18, which produces MNVALENPADKAFPKSASILLYSDTLSSSVMASIIARVGNSRQQNAPLPPWTHSMLRSLGRSLGPFVVNMAERNMKLFSGRVVPAQGKETFENWLIQVNGVLPDWSMSEEEKLKRLMKTLRGPAREVMRLLQAANPNLSVADFLRAMKLVFGEFESSVTAHGKFVNTLQALGEKASLYVIRLELQLQNAIQAGILAEKDANQTGLQQLLLGTELNRDLCFRLKFKHLLRMYANAQERLPNFLELIKMIREEEDWDDAFIKRKRPKRSGPIMEKAASPVAFQGAQPITIGSANCNCNVIEIDDTLDDSDEDVILVVSLDPPLTPTGVPPFRGRARPLDQVLVIDSPNNSGAQSLSTSGGSGYKNDGPGNICRARK